Genomic window (Acidobacteriota bacterium):
GCGAATCTCGAAGTTCCAGACAATCGGCAAGAGAATCATCACGGCGATGAAGAGAATGATCGTCATCGGGATCCCGATCTTCATAAAGTCCCGGAAATTATAGCCGCCGGGACTCATCACCATAATGTTGACGGGATGCCCCAACGGCGTGATGAAGGCCATCGAACTTGCCAATGCGACGCCCATCACAAGAGAGCGCGGATCGATCCCGACCTGCGTCGCGATCTGGATCGCGACCGGGCCGATGATCGCCACGACGGCGGCGCCATTCATCGCCTGAACCAGGATCGTCGTCACCAAAAAGATACCGGCGAGCAACGCGAGCGGTCCGTATGGCCCGAGTGTCGAGACAATTCCCGTCGCGACGATCCCGGCGGCATTGGTTTTCGTCAGCGCGATTCCCATCGGCAGAAGTCCGGCGACGAGGAAAACGGTCGTCCAACCGATTGACGCGTAAGCCTGTTCCGTTGTGACGATCCCAACGATCATCATTGCAACCGCGCCGGCGAGCATTATCGGGCCCGTGAGTTCGGGATAGAACGCCGCGAACGCGAGCGTCGCGACGATGATCGCGATCGCCGCGCGGCCTTTGTTCGGGACCGTGATCTCCTGATTCTCCTTCGACAACAAGACGATAAGATCTTGGTTATCGCGCACGACCGACAGTTTCTCGCGTGGCCCCTGAAGCAGCAAGGCGTCACCGAACTGCAACGGAATCTCCGAAAGATCGATAAAGAACTCCTGATCGCCGCGCCAGATCGCCAGCACGTTCATTCCGTACTTCTCGCGAAAGTGCGCACTTCGAAGCGTTTGGTCGATCAACCGCGAACGAGGCGCGACGATCGCTTCGATGACAACTGCGGCCCGTGATTCGAGATCTTCTTCGTGCCATTCCGTCGCCGGGAGAAACTCCATATACGGCTCAACGTCGCGTTGCCGGAAATCGACTTCGTCGCCCTCAAGAATGAGGACGTCGCGATCCTTGATCTCGGTCTGCGGCGAGATCGTGAGCAATCGTTTGCCGTTGCGTTCGATGGCGACGATGCTGACGCTGAAATCCTCTCGCAACGTGCACTCGGCAAGCGTCTTGCCGATCAGAAACGATTTTTTCGGCACGCGCGCCCGAAACAGCCGGCGGTCGAGATGATAGGTTTCAATGAGGTCATTCTGCTCCTGCGTGCTCGGGGCCTGCGTTCGCTCGAGCAGCGATGTGCCGCCAGGCAGAGCGTTACGGCCAAAAAAGGCGACGTAGGAGATTCCGATGACCGCGAGCGGCAGACCGACCGGAGCAAAATCCAAAAGCCCGTATCCCTGCAGGTTGTTATCGTGAAGCATCGAGCTGAGAATGATGTTGGCGGTCGTCAGGAGCGTGGCCATCCCGCCGAGCGTTGTCCCGAACGCGAGCGGCATCATCAGTTTTGCGGTGCTGACCCGGGACTTTTGCGCCGCCCCGGAAACCGCGGGAAGCAGCACCGCGGCGGCGGCGATGTTGTTCATAAACAGTGACAAGAAGGCCCCGGCCATCATCGTCGTAACGATCAGCCGAAGTTCGCTTTTCCCGCCGACCTTCAAAAGGATGTTTCCGACCTGTTCGCTGACGCCGCTGCGCCGCAGAGCCTCGGCGATGATGAAGATGGCTATGATCGTGATTACAGCCGTGCGGCTGAAGCCTGAAAACGCTTCCTGAGGCGTCAAAATGCCGGTCAGCCCGAACGCGACAACGGTTAGAAGCGCGGTCAGATCTCCCGGAATCTTGTCCGTAAAAAACAAGATCAACGCGACGATCAAGATGACAAAGGTAACTGTGAGTTGGAAGTCCATTGCGAACAAAACATAGAGTATAGTCTCATAAGCAATCGCGCGCAATAAATGGGGAAAGTGCCGAACCATCAAACATCAGCTTTCTTCTATCAACCATTCCGAGTTTGGGGGACCGTTTCCGGAATAGCTGAAAGTGGATAATTGAAAGTTGTGGAACCCGTAACGATTAACTCGCATCTATCAACTGTTCCGGAAAGGGGAACTTTTTCCGGAATAGTTGAAAGTGGATAATTGAAAGCTGAAAGTTGCGGAACCAATCAACTCACAGCTATCAACTATTCCGGAAATGGAGACTGTTTGGCGAATAGCTGAAAGTTGCGGAACCAATCAACTTTTAACTCTCAGCTATCAACTATTCCGAACGGAAAAACCTGAAAGTTCGCAAATTTGAGTATGCACGTGTCAGTAATCATTCCGACATTTAACGAGGAACTCACGATCCGCAAGACTCTAGACGCGGTTACGCGGCTCGTGAATGTCGA
Coding sequences:
- a CDS encoding SLC13 family permease, which gives rise to MDFQLTVTFVILIVALILFFTDKIPGDLTALLTVVAFGLTGILTPQEAFSGFSRTAVITIIAIFIIAEALRRSGVSEQVGNILLKVGGKSELRLIVTTMMAGAFLSLFMNNIAAAAVLLPAVSGAAQKSRVSTAKLMMPLAFGTTLGGMATLLTTANIILSSMLHDNNLQGYGLLDFAPVGLPLAVIGISYVAFFGRNALPGGTSLLERTQAPSTQEQNDLIETYHLDRRLFRARVPKKSFLIGKTLAECTLREDFSVSIVAIERNGKRLLTISPQTEIKDRDVLILEGDEVDFRQRDVEPYMEFLPATEWHEEDLESRAAVVIEAIVAPRSRLIDQTLRSAHFREKYGMNVLAIWRGDQEFFIDLSEIPLQFGDALLLQGPREKLSVVRDNQDLIVLLSKENQEITVPNKGRAAIAIIVATLAFAAFYPELTGPIMLAGAVAMMIVGIVTTEQAYASIGWTTVFLVAGLLPMGIALTKTNAAGIVATGIVSTLGPYGPLALLAGIFLVTTILVQAMNGAAVVAIIGPVAIQIATQVGIDPRSLVMGVALASSMAFITPLGHPVNIMVMSPGGYNFRDFMKIGIPMTIILFIAVMILLPIVWNFEIR